The Amycolatopsis nigrescens CSC17Ta-90 genomic interval CGCGTCGATCGTGTTCACCTGCGCGGGGCTCGGCTCGCAGGACCCGGCGGGCAAGCCGTGCACCGACCACTACACCAAGGACGGCGTGGACCAGATCGAGGCCACCTTCGCCGAGGTCGCGCCGAAGGTGGCGGCGACGCTGCAGGGCATCCACGAACGCGCGCCCAAGGCGACCGTCGTGCTGGTGGGGTACCAGACGATCCTGCCCGACGCCAAGGCGGACTGCGCGCCGGGCAACCGGAACGCGACCATGGTGGCCGAGGGCGATCTGCCCTATCTCACCGCGAAGGAGCGGTCGTTCGCCGCGATGCTGTCCGCGCAGGCAGCCGCGAACGGGGCGCTGTTCGTGGACAGCCGGGCCGCCAGCGTCGGGCACGATGCCTGCCGTGCGCCCGGCACCCGCTGGATCGAAGGAATTTACGACGCCGTTGACGCCGCGCCGGTGCACCCGAACGCGCTCGGCATGGAGAACGTGTCCCGGCTGGTGCTCGACGCGCTGAGCGGCTGATACGGAGTTCGGCGCCGGGGTGCTGGACCGGTTCGGCCGGGTGGACTACCTGGTGCACAACGCGGGCAAATCGCTGCGCCGCTCGATCCACCTGTCCTACCGCCGCCGCAAGGACCTGGACGCGACCGCCGGGGCGAACTACCTCGGGCCGGTCCGCATGCCTCACTGGCGCGCGTCTCCGCCGGGCAGCCATCGGAAGAACGGCAGTCACGAAGATGACTCCCGCCAGCGCGAGAGCTGGCATCGCTGTTACAAAAAACCCGCGGAGTTCGCCGTGCTCGCGGGAAAGACGCGTCCGGTGTGGGAATTCATGCGACGCTCGGCTCGCCCCGATTCCTTGTGACCGCAGGAGGACGACGTGTCGAAAGTGAGTTCCCCCGCCGGCAGGGTGAGTGCGCTGGCCGTGCTGGCCGTGGCCGCGCTGGTGACCGGCGCTGCTCCGGCCGCATCGGCGGTTCCGGTCGTGCCGGCCCAGCAGGAGAACCCGTACCAGCGGGGCCCCGATCCCACCCCGGAGAGCGTCGAGGCGCCACGCGGCTCTTTCGCGATCGAGAAGGCGACCATCGCGCGCGGCAGTGTGCAGGGCTTCGGCGGTGGCACCATCTACTACCCGACCGACACCGCCGAGGGCACCTTCGGCGCGGTGGCGATCTCGCCCGGTTTCACCGAAAGCCAGTCCGCGATCTCCTGGTACGGCGAGCGGCTCGCCACCCAGGGCTTCGTGGTGTTCACCATCGACACCAACGGCGGGCTCGACCAACCGGACTCGCGCGCCGACCAGCTGCTCGCGGCGCTGGACTTCCTGACCGGCTCCAGCGAGGTCAAGGACCGGATCGACGCGAGCAGGCTCGGTGTGCTCGGCCATTCGATGGGCGGCGGCGGTTCGCTCTCGGCGGCCAAGAAGCGGCCTGCCCTGCAGGCGGCCGTGCCGCTGGCGCCGTGGCACACCAACAGCAACTGGTCCGACGTCACCGTGCCCACGCTGATCGTCGGCGCGGAGAACGACGCCGTCGCGCCGGTGGGGATGCACGCCGAACCGTTCTACGCCGGACTGACCAAGGCGCCGGAAAAGGCGTACCTGGAGCTGAAGGGCGCCGACCATTTCGTCACCAACTCGCCGAACACGGTGATCGCCAAATCCACCCTTTCCTGGCTCAAGCGATTCATCGACGACGACACCAGGTACGACCAGTTTCTCTGCCCGCCGCCGAAACCGGACAACGACATCTCCGAATACCGCGACACCTGTCCCAACTAGGCCGCGGGTCACCCGCCCTCGGCGTGGGGGCGGGTGCCCAGCAGCCGGTGGGCCTCCAGCGCGATCTGCATCCGCAGCCGGTCGGACGGGTTGTTCAGCCGGTCGCCGAACAGCTCGACCAGCTGGTTCAGCCGGTAGCGCACGGTCTGCGGGTGGATCTTCAGCACCTCGGCGATCTCCGGGGTGCTGCCGTTGCATTCCAGCCAGGTTCGCAACGTCTCGCCGAGCCGTACCTGCTGTTTCGCGGTCAGCTCGCCCAACGGCCGCAGTACCTGCTCGCTGAGCTCGTGCAGCAGGAAGTCGTCGATCAGCAGCCAGAGCTCGAACAGGTACTCCGAGGTCCGCACGACCGGCCGGTCTTCGATGGTGCCCTGGCGGATCAGCTCCATGGTCCGCTGTGCCCAGTGCAGGGAGCTCGCCGCGTCGGTCAGCCGGACCCGCGGGCCGACCGCGGCACGCCAGCCTTTCAGCTCCACCTGGAGGGTCCGCAGGTCGCGTTCGGGATCG includes:
- a CDS encoding SGNH/GDSL hydrolase family protein encodes the protein MSPLLPKIVATCAAVLCVAALPVPAAAAPAPASYVALGDSYSSGPGIPEQRPDSGPCARSTRNYPSLVAGALAPAEFRDVSCSGAVTGNMTGPQGTAPPQFDALGADTELVTLGIGGNDAGFASIVFTCAGLGSQDPAGKPCTDHYTKDGVDQIEATFAEVAPKVAATLQGIHERAPKATVVLVGYQTILPDAKADCAPGNRNATMVAEGDLPYLTAKERSFAAMLSAQAAANGALFVDSRAASVGHDACRAPGTRWIEGIYDAVDAAPVHPNALGMENVSRLVLDALSG
- a CDS encoding serine aminopeptidase domain-containing protein, which translates into the protein MSKVSSPAGRVSALAVLAVAALVTGAAPAASAVPVVPAQQENPYQRGPDPTPESVEAPRGSFAIEKATIARGSVQGFGGGTIYYPTDTAEGTFGAVAISPGFTESQSAISWYGERLATQGFVVFTIDTNGGLDQPDSRADQLLAALDFLTGSSEVKDRIDASRLGVLGHSMGGGGSLSAAKKRPALQAAVPLAPWHTNSNWSDVTVPTLIVGAENDAVAPVGMHAEPFYAGLTKAPEKAYLELKGADHFVTNSPNTVIAKSTLSWLKRFIDDDTRYDQFLCPPPKPDNDISEYRDTCPN